Proteins co-encoded in one Ralstonia sp. RRA genomic window:
- a CDS encoding tail protein, translated as MPIVQQGSINTTALIVPDLYVQIVPPQVALLNGVPTNVLGVVGTATWGPTNSPTIIGNMAMYAQAFGAIQNRTYDMGTAVAVAVQQGANNFRCVRVTDGTDTAATAAVQTNCLTLTAKYTGTLGNTVTVALANGSAAGTWKVTVAAPTLNPEVFDNIGAGLSGNPLWAAIAAAINNGTSVQRGPSQIITAAAGAGTTAPTAASFTLSGGTDGATTISGSVLIGQDTIPRKGMYALRNQGVSVAMLADCSDSTTWATQVSFGLSEGIYMIGVGPAGDTITNAVSTKSTAGIDSYAFKLLFGDWVYWLDTVNGVTRLVSPQAFVAGLLANLSPQNSSLNKPIYGVVGTQKSFANQTYSSAELQTLIQAGIDLITNPVPGGSYFGCRCGHNSSSNALTQGDNYTRMTNYIASTINAGMGKYVGQLQSATVRAQAAATLSNFLSSMEQQGMIGAVNGGPAFSVQIDANNNPTNRVALGYMQADVKVIYLSVIEKFLVNVEGSQATVIRTSTSNQ; from the coding sequence ATGCCGATCGTCCAGCAGGGCAGCATCAATACGACTGCCCTCATCGTCCCGGACTTGTACGTCCAGATTGTTCCGCCGCAGGTGGCGTTGCTAAACGGCGTGCCCACCAATGTGCTGGGCGTCGTCGGCACGGCAACCTGGGGCCCGACCAACTCGCCGACCATCATCGGCAACATGGCCATGTACGCCCAGGCCTTTGGTGCGATCCAGAATCGCACGTACGACATGGGCACGGCGGTGGCTGTGGCGGTCCAACAGGGCGCCAACAACTTCCGCTGCGTGCGCGTGACGGACGGCACGGACACGGCCGCAACGGCTGCGGTGCAGACCAACTGCCTGACGCTGACGGCCAAGTACACCGGCACGCTGGGCAACACCGTCACTGTGGCCTTGGCCAATGGCAGCGCCGCTGGCACCTGGAAGGTGACGGTTGCCGCACCGACGCTCAACCCGGAAGTGTTCGACAACATCGGCGCCGGCCTGTCGGGCAATCCGCTGTGGGCTGCCATCGCCGCCGCCATCAACAACGGCACCAGCGTGCAGCGCGGCCCTTCGCAGATCATCACTGCGGCGGCCGGTGCTGGCACCACGGCGCCGACGGCGGCCAGCTTCACGCTGTCCGGCGGAACGGACGGTGCAACGACGATCTCCGGCTCGGTGCTGATCGGCCAGGACACGATCCCGCGCAAGGGCATGTACGCGCTGCGCAACCAGGGCGTGTCGGTGGCCATGCTGGCTGACTGCTCGGACTCGACCACCTGGGCGACGCAGGTGTCCTTCGGGCTGTCCGAGGGCATCTACATGATCGGGGTGGGGCCGGCCGGCGACACGATCACCAACGCGGTCAGCACCAAGAGCACGGCCGGCATCGACAGCTACGCCTTCAAGCTGCTGTTTGGTGACTGGGTGTACTGGCTGGACACGGTCAACGGCGTGACGCGGCTGGTCTCGCCGCAGGCGTTTGTCGCCGGCCTGCTGGCCAACCTGTCGCCGCAGAACAGCAGCCTGAACAAGCCGATCTACGGTGTTGTCGGCACGCAGAAGTCGTTCGCCAACCAGACGTACAGCTCGGCTGAGCTGCAGACGCTGATCCAAGCAGGAATCGACCTCATTACCAACCCGGTGCCGGGCGGCTCCTACTTCGGCTGCCGCTGCGGCCACAACAGCAGCTCGAACGCGCTCACGCAGGGTGACAACTACACGCGCATGACCAACTACATCGCCAGCACCATCAATGCAGGCATGGGCAAGTACGTGGGTCAGCTGCAGTCGGCTACGGTGCGCGCGCAGGCGGCGGCCACGCTGTCGAACTTCCTGAGCTCGATGGAGCAGCAGGGCATGATCGGCGCGGTCAATGGCGGCCCGGCGTTTTCGGTGCAGATCGACGCCAACAACAACCCGACGAACCGCGTGGCGCTTGGCTATATGCAAGCCGACGTGAAGGTGATCTACCTGTCGGTCATCGAGAAGTTCCTGGTCAACGTGGAAGGCTCGCAGGCCACGGTGATTCGGACCTCGACCAGCAACCAGTAA
- a CDS encoding bacteriophage-related protein: MKEFGDLASFAAHLALAEVAAHKALEKGLDKAADHIERAAKGKIGEYQGANGMHDAWPELADSTKEDRVRKGFTENDPLLRTGALRDSISHETHGLEAAIGSTSDIAVYQELGTDKIPPRPFLGAAAYESIDEVKKLVGGAVITWIVGGNSLDYKV; encoded by the coding sequence ATGAAGGAATTTGGAGATCTCGCTTCTTTTGCCGCGCACTTGGCGCTGGCTGAGGTTGCAGCGCACAAGGCTCTTGAGAAGGGCCTCGATAAGGCTGCAGATCATATCGAGCGCGCGGCCAAGGGCAAGATTGGCGAATACCAGGGCGCCAACGGTATGCACGACGCTTGGCCGGAACTGGCGGACAGTACGAAGGAAGACCGCGTTCGCAAAGGTTTCACCGAGAACGATCCTCTGCTGCGCACGGGCGCGCTGCGCGATTCCATCAGTCATGAGACGCACGGCCTGGAAGCGGCGATCGGGTCCACGTCGGACATTGCCGTCTACCAAGAGCTGGGCACAGACAAGATTCCGCCCCGGCCGTTTCTTGGGGCTGCGGCCTACGAGAGTATCGACGAGGTGAAAAAGCTGGTCGGCGGGGCCGTGATAACCTGGATCGTCGGCGGCAATTCGCTCGACTACAAGGTCTAG